The Arachis hypogaea cultivar Tifrunner chromosome 19, arahy.Tifrunner.gnm2.J5K5, whole genome shotgun sequence genome has a window encoding:
- the LOC112775359 gene encoding ABC transporter C family member 10, with product MESFWSMFCGESGCSGNPYCSYDFKFLKDPSSCINHFLILCIHVLLLIMISSITMFHKPSPLKKQHHHGQSYSRLQLVSAIANGSLGLVHLISGFWFLEENLRKTRTVFPLDWWFLEFIQGLSWLFVGLTMSLRVKQLPRTWLRLISVLIFLISGILCALSLFYAVSSRGISLKVVLDVLSFGGAISLLLCSYKESKHRDFEGEENYESLYMPLNDESMSNSIDSDSVSSVTLFSGAGIFSWMSFWWLNPLMKRGKQKTLQEQDIPKLREADRAESCYFQFQEQLNKQKMKEQSAQQPSLLKTIIMCHWKEILISGFFALLKVITLSCGPLLLNSFILVAEGNESFKYEGYVLAISLVITKIIESLSQRQWYFRTRLIGLKVRSLLIAAIYQKQLRLSNAARLVHSGGEIMNYVNVDAYRIGEFPYWFHQTWTTSVQLCIALVVLFRAVGLATFASLAVILLTVLCNTPLAKLQHKFQRKLMVAQDERLKATSEALVNMKVLKLYAWETNFRNAIERLRNVELKRLSVVQLRKAYSNFLFWASPVLVSAASFGACYLLGVPLHANNVFTFVATLRLVQDPIRTIPDVIGVVIQAKVAFSRILKFLEAPELDNQSFRKKHFSENMRGSISIKSAEFSWEGNGSKPTLKNINLEVRAGQNVAICGEVGSGKSTLLAAILREVPITHGTIEVYGKFAYVSQTAWIQTGTIRDNILFGSAMDAEKYQETLHRSSLMKDLELFPHGDLTEIGERGVNLSGGQKQRIQLARALYQNADIYLLDDPFSAVDAHTATNLFNDYIMEGLAGKTVLLVTHQVDFLPAFDSVLLMAEGKILQAAPYHHLLNSSKEFQDLVQAHKETAGSDRLVDATSSSNRLTHNPGEIRKTYVENQLETSRGERDQLIKQEEREEGDRGLKPYLQYLNQNKGYLYFSVAALSHLSFVIGQTLQNWWMADKVDDSNVSTLHLIVVYLLIGFASTFFLLIRSLVAVALGLQSSKSMFLQLLNSLFRAPVSFYDSTPLGRILSRVSSDLSIVDLDVPFSLVFAVGATNTCYANLIVLAVITWQVLCVSIPMVYIAIRLQSYYFATAKELMRMNGTTKSYVANHLAESVAGAATIRAFEEEHRFFMKNLDLIDVNASPFFHSFAANEWLMLRLETISAVVFAAAALSMVVLPPGTFTSGFIGMALSYGLSLNSSLVFAIQNQCTVANQIISVERLNQYMYIASEAPEVIQENRPPPNWPIKGKVQIHNLQIRYRESAPLVLRGITCTFEGGHKIGIVGRTGSGKSTLIGALFRLVEPAGGRIIVDGIDISSIGLHDLRSRFGIIPQDPTLFNGTVRYNLDPLSHHSDHDIWQVLGKCQLLEVVKEKEGGLDSSVVEAGANWSMGQRQLFCLGRALLRRSKILVLDEATASIDNATDLILQKTIRTEFADCTVITVAHRIPTVMDCTKVAAISDGELVEYDEPMNLMKQEGSLFGQLVKEYWSHFQSAESH from the exons atGGAGAGTTTCTGGAGCATGTTTTGTGGGGAATCTGGTTGTTCAGGAAATCCTTATTGCAGTTATGATTTCAAGTTTTTGAAGGATCCTTCCTCATGTATCAACCATTTTCTGATCTTATGCATTCATGTGTTGCTTCTCATCATGATCTCATCAATCACCATGTTTCACAAGCCCTCTCCACTGAAAAAACAGCATCATCATGGACAAAGCTATTCAAGATTGCAGCTAGTTTCTGCCATAGCCAATGGCTCTTTGGGCTTGGTACATTTGATCTCAGGATTCTGGTTCCTAGAAGAGAATCTGAGAAAAACCAGAACTGTTTTCCCTCTTGATTGGTGGTTTCTTGAATTCATTCAAGGGTTGTCATGGTTGTTTGTAGGATTAACAATGAGTCTTAGGGTGAAACAACTTCCAAGAACATGGTTAAGGCTGATTTCTGTTCTTATTTTCTTGATTTCTGGAATTCTTTGTGCTTTGTCCTTGTTCTATGCAGTTAGTAGCAGAGGAATTTCCCTGAAAGTTGTTTTGGATGTTCTATCTTTTGGCGGCGCAATTTCATTGCTACTATGCAGTTACAAGGAATCTAAGCATAGAGactttgaaggagaagaaaattatGAAAGCCTTTACATGCCTTTAAATGATGAATCCATGTCCAACTCAATTGATTCTGATTCTGTTAGCTCTGTCACACTATTTTCTGGAGCCGGAATCTTCAGTTGGATGTCATTTTGGTGGTTGAATCCATTGATGAAAAGAGGAAAACAGAAAACACTTCAGGAACAAGACATTCCCAAGCTCCGTGAGGCCGACCGAGCCGAAAGCTGTTACTTTCAGTTCCAAGAACAATTGAACAAGCAGAAGATGAAAGAACAATCAGCACAGCAGCCATCACTCTTGAAAACAATAATTATGTGCCATTGGAAAGAGATTCTGATCTCAGGATTCTTTGCATTGCTGAAGGTGATAACTCTCTCTTGTGGACCTCTGCTTCTAAATTCCTTTATACTTGTTGCTGAGGGTAATGAGAGTTTCAAATATGAAGGTTATGTATTGGCCATATCATTGGTCATTACAAAGATCATAGAATCTTTATCCCAAAGGCAATGGTACTTCAGAACAAGACTAATTGGTTTGAAAGTTAGATCACTGCTTATTGCAGCTATTTATCAGAAGCAACTAAGACTATCCAATGCTGCTAGATTGGTGCATTCTGGTGGTGAGATCATGAATTATGTGAATGTGGATGCTTATAGAATTGGAGAATTTCCCTATTGGTTTCACCAGACATGGACCACCAGTGTTCAGCTTTGTATCGCCTTAGTAGTACTTTTTCGCGCCGTTGGGCTCGCCACATTCGCTTCCTTGGCAGTGATACTTCTCACCGTGCTTTGCAACACTCCACTTGCAAAGTTACAGCACAAGTTCCAGAGGAAACTTATGGTGGCGCAAGACGAGAGATTGAAGGCTACTTCTGAGGCTCTTGTGAATATGAAGGTGCTGAAGCTATATGCCTGGGAAACCAATTTCAGAAATGCCATTGAAAGATTGAGGAATGTTGAGCTCAAAAGACTTTCTGTAGTGCAATTGAGGAAAGCATATAGCAACTTTCTCTTTTGGGCCTCACCTGTTTTGGTATCTGCTGCATCCTTTGGAGCATGCTACCTTCTTGGTGTTCCTCTACATGCCAACAATGTTTTCACTTTCGTCGCGACTCTGCGCCTCGTTCAAGATCCTATTAGAACCATCCCTGATGTTATTGGGGTGGTGATCCAAGCAAAAGTTGCATTCTCAAGGATTTTGAAATTCCTTGAGGCACCTGAACTAGACAACCAAAGTTTCAGGAAGAAGCATTTTAGCGAAAACATGAGAGGTTCGATTTCAATAAAGTCTGCTGAGTTTTCATGGGAAGGTAATGGATCAAAACCAACTCTGAAGAACATAAATTTGGAGGTTAGAGCAGGGCAAAATGTGGCTATCTGTGGAGAAGTTGGCTCTGGAAAATCAACCCTCTTAGCTGCAATTCTCAGAGAAGTTCCCATTACTCACGGAACT ATTGAAGTTTATGGAAAGTTTGCCTATGTTTCTCAAACTGCATGGATACAGACAGGTACAATAAGGGATAACATATTGTTTGGATCAGCAATGGATGCTGAAAAGTATCAAGAAACACTTCACAGGTCTTCACTGATGAAGGACCTTGAGCTTTTTCCCCATGGTGATCTCACTGAGATAGGGGAAAGAGGGGTTAACCTGAGTGGAGGCCAGAAGCAACGGATTCAGCTCGCTCGCGCTCTTTACCAGAATGCTGATATATACCTCTTGGATGATCCATTCAGTGCTGTTGATGCACATACTGCCACAAACTTATTCAAT GATTACATCATGGAAGGACTTGCAGGGAAGACAGTCTTGCTTGTCACTCATCAAGTTGATTTTCTTCCAGCATTTGATTCTGTTTTG TTGATGGCAGAGGGGAAAATCCTACAAGCTGCTCCTTATCACCATCTCTTGAACTCAAGCAAAGAATTTCAGGATCTTGTCCAGGCTCACAAAGAAACCGCCGGATCGGACAGGCTCGTGgatgctacttcttcttctaacAGACTTACACACAATCCTGGGGAGATAAGGAAAACATATGTAGAGAATCAGTTGGAAACTTCACGTGGCGAGCGCGATCAATTGATCAagcaagaagaaagagaagaaggagacAGGGGATTGAAGCCATACTTACAGTATCTGAATCAAAACAAAGGATATTTGTACTTCTCTGTGGCTGCACTTTCTCACCTCTCATTTGTGATTGGCCAGACATTGCAGAACTGGTGGATGGCTGATAAAGTTGATGATTCTAATGTCAGCACATTGCATCTGATTGTTGTCTACTTGTTGATTGGATTTGcttcaacatttttcttgttgATTAGAAGCCTTGTAGCAGTTGCTTTGGGCCTTCAATCATCAAAATCTATGTTCTTACAGCTTTTGAATTCCCTCTTCCGCGCGCCGGTGTCCTTCTATGACTCCACACCATTAGGAAGAATTCTTAGTAGG GTCTCCTCTGATCTGAGCATTGTGGATCTTGATGTTCCATTTAGCCTTGTTTTCGCAGTGGGAGCTACTAACACTTGCTATGCCAATCTTATAGTCTTAGCAGTCATTACTTGGCAAGTGTTGTGTGTCTCTATACCAATGGTTTACATAGCAATTCGCTTGCAG AGCTACTACTTTGCCACTGCAAAAGAATTGATGCGGATGAATGGCACAACAAAATCCTATGTAGCTAATCATTTAGCCGAATCTGTTGCCGGGGCTGCGACGATAAGGGCTTTCGAGGAAGAACACAGGTTTTTCATGAAGAATCTTGATCTCATTGATGTGAATGCAAGCCCTTTCTTCCACAGCTTTGCAGCAAATGAGTGGCTGATGCTACGCTTAGAAACAATCAGTGCAGTTGTTTTTGCAGCCGCAGCACTTTCCATGGTGGTGCTTCCACCAGGGACTTTCACCTCAG GATTCATTGGCATGGCTCTATCATATGGACTTTCATTAAACTCGTCCCTAGTATTTGCAATTCAAAATCAATGCACTGTAGCAAACCAGATAATCTCAGTGGAGAGGCTAAACCAATACATGTATATAGCAAGCGAGGCACCAGAAGTTATACAAGAAAATCGTCCTCCTCCCAATTGGCCTATTAAGGGAAAAGTACAAATTCATAATTTGCAG ATAAGATACAGGGAAAGTGCACCGCTTGTACTACGTGGAATCACGTGCACGTTTGAAGGAGGGCACAAGATTGGAATAGTTGGAAGAACAGGGAGTGGAAAATCTACATTAATAGGTGCATTGTTCCGGCTGGTGGAGCCAGCAGGTGGAAGGATCATAGTTGATGGGATTGATATTTCTTCAATTGGACTCCATGATTTGAGGTCACGTTTTGGTATCATACCTCAGGATCCTACTCTCTTCAATGGCACTGTTAGATACAATTTGGACCCTTTATCTCACCACTCTGATCATGATATTTGGCag GTTCTTGGAAAGTGCCAGTTGCTAGAAGTTGTGAAAGAGAAAGAAGGCGGCTTAGACTCTTCGGTTGTTGAAGCTGGGGCGAACTGGAGCATGGGACAACGGCAACTGTTCTGTTTGGGGCGTGCACTTCTGAGGAGAAGTAAGATTTTGGTGCTGGATGAAGCAACTGCATCAATTGATAATGCAACTGATTTGATTCTGCAGAAAACCATCAGAACCGAGTTTGCAGATTGTACTGTAATCACAGTTGCACATAGGATTCCAACTGTCATGGATTGCACCAAGGTCGCTGCTATCAGTGATG GAGAATTGGTTGAGTATGATGAGCCCATGAACTTGATGAAGCAAGAAGGATCATTGTTTGGACAACTTGTTAAGGAATATTGGTCTCATTTTCAGTCTGCAGAATCTCACTGA